The sequence agCAGGCGACCGGAGGCCGCTCGGAGGACATTCTCGTTGCACGCCCAGTAATCTAATCACTTATCTACCACTGGAGGTTTTcgggcggcctccggccgcctgCTCTGAATAAAAACTATAATCTGATGGGGACGATGAATCCAAGAAGGGATCTCAACCATTTACGGCCGGATCGCACCCGCGATCCGCCCGCAAATGCGAATGGTACATCTCTTGTACCATAAAAAAGCGATACAGGGTGTGATCTGACCGTAATACAAGTAGTACATCTCCTGTATCATACAAAAGTGATCCAAAAAATCATGCTCATTTACCTTCTTCATTTTAATAAGGAGACATTAAACGAATGAATCATTTTTTATTATCATAAAAGTATAATTTATATCAATAAAAAACTatagaaattaaaatattatcatcAATATCGATTCGAatgtgattttttaattttttttataataatccaCCCTACAAttatttgataaattagaaaataagtgAAAATtatgaaaactatatatatatatatctatctatatatatatatataaaattaacaaGTAACACATAAAGAACAACAAATAAATATCGTATACGTGTCCAAAATgccaaaattgaaaaatagatgaaaattataaaaatagatGAAAACTTAAAAAACACATTAAACTAATAATTAACAcataaataacaaaaaataaatatcatatattCCAAAATGCCAAAATTGAAAGGCTAATACATAAGGGAATTGATGGAGAATGTGATACATTCACACATTATAAGATAAAGAgaataacttttttttaaaagagaacaAGAGGTTGTCGTTTGAAAAGGATGGGAAATAGGATTTTGTGCCTggttgttttttaaaataaaattattttattaattaaaactttaaaggtatatcaataatttttttttaaaaaaaatgagagtCATGACACCCTTATCCTTTTTGTTCCGCCCATGAGTCTAGTTGAGACTTCTTCAATTTGAGCAAAAATTTTTTGGTCTAGGATTTCTAGATCAATCTTGATCccctatttattaattagttgaaTGGATTAGATCCCACATATTAAATAGATAGGGTCTAATCTATCAAACTAATAAATGAACAAGATCTTTTCTGGTTCTGAAAATTTTGAGCTAGAGAATTTTACCCCTTCAATTTAGATAATGGAGTCCTCTTGTATATAAGAGAGCGTTCTATAACGAGAGTTTCTTAGGAGCTCCCCATGTGGACGTGGCATGGGAGAAAACTTCCAAAATGAGAAATAATTCatagtttttttaaattaaattttttttatttaaattaaaaataaataatttttttatttaggtcttttatttcaaataatatattttttaattattaatattatttagtgataattcataaatttaaattttatttatatataagataaaatataatgacaaaaaattaaaacccatAAATAAGTTATTCAGATAGTATCGAGGGAGCTCTTGGAGAGCTGCCATAATTATAAATACCCTAATGAAAGATGGTTGATAACTTAATTctctagtttaattttttttatctaatattCATATTtggataattaattaattttgaagatagatctaaaatataatttatgtCGAGTGGATATTtgtcttatttaaaatttaaattttgattttcttcagTGTTTTCATTTTTCCCTTCTATTTATTCATCAATGAACCAAATGTTATCGCGCGTTCCAGCTGAGTTAATCCTGGCCGTCACCTATCAACGGCTAAGATTAAATCGCAGCTCTATGCAGAACTTGTCATTCCgccctttttattattattttttattttttctgggGTTAGTAAAACCCGTCCTTTCGAAACCGCTCCGCCCTGAGGCGGCGCTGTGCGAATGGAAGGCGACCCCGCGTTGGTCCATCTCCTCAAGCTCCCTCCGGCCACCCCCCAAGGAACCCTCTCCGAAGTGCTCCAAACCCTCTGGAAGAATCGAAGGACTGGCCTCGACTCCCTCGAGAAGTCTCGTGTCCGATCTCTCCTCGCGCTTTCCGTAACCGACGAGCTCGATCCAGTGAGTGCCCGTACTTGTTCCGGTTTTAAATTTAGGGTTTGTTCCTTTTTTGTGCTACCGTTTGTCTTTCCTGGCGTCGAGGTTCCGCTGGATATTCAGAAGCGATTAGTAACGTTAACAACAATTAGCATAATGGTAATGTTTGAAGTAAAGTGATAACGATGAGACCCTGAATAGCACAACGATTTGAGAGAAGTTATCCTGCACCATTTTGACTGTGCATAATGATACGTTCTCTTGCCTCATTTATGGTTATCTGCGATAAAGATTATTAGGTCAATCATTCTTTTAGATGCTTGGGAAAATCATGATGTTCTTGTTATCTCACACGGGTGCCAATTTGACTTTTGAGGAAGCCAAAAATACTCGTGAGCATATACCTTTTATTGCTCTTCTCACATAGTCACATGGCTTTGAACagttcaaataataataataaaccacTTGATGGATATATTCCTTTAGGAATTCACTACCTGCAGGAGAGTAGGAAGATGATTTTCCATTTTCATGTCGGTTTGCTCTAGCAGAACAGCATTTGTCCCACTGGACTTAGTGAGGCTTTTTTGGGGCATGGTTAGTTATCAAGGGGATCTCCATATAAGTGCCTTGGTGTATTGGGTTGGAATAACCCTTCATTTGGAGCTTCCACATGGCATTAGAGCTGGTCTCTCACCTCTAGTTAATCAAGATGGGAAGCTAAATGAACATTTCCTCATTGTACTTATATCTAAACATTATTTAcctttttttaaacaaattttagtTGTTTGACCCTTAAAAATGTGTAATGATCTACTTCTTTTGATGGCCAATCACGTCACTGCCTGTTCAAATTCTTTTTTTTGCTATCCTTACTGCCTACAGCTTACTGagtatgtgtttttttttatgtttattttcacACATTGAGGTGATAAATTGTTTGCTTTTTTTGTTTAGTTTACTTTTTCATCCTTTATAGTTACAGTTTGTATTTTGTAATTATAGATTTTGGCTTCTCTTCGATGTCTCATAAGAAAGTGCATAGGTGACAAGCTAGCGGGAGATAACATCAGCAAATTGTTTCCTCCTGGTCTTCCTACTGAACTTCAAACCATTATTTTGCTAATATTCAATAAGTATCTTCATCAGTGGATTGAGGAATCATTGACAGGCCAGGTACACATATTTAAATGATGTATGCTATTACAACATGTAGTCATCACATGGCATATTCATTTTCATTTACACAGTAATATCCAATATATCTTTTTTCATGACTAAAGATCTACATAGATATTTCTGGGAGATTCTATGTATTTCTGGATGCAACAAAGTAATTGCTGCTGTTTTGCCTCTGTGATAACATTGATAGTGGCAATCAACAAAGAAAATTTTAAGTACTAACTGCCTCTCACAACCTAATTCCTATCTTTGGTCGCTCAACAATTTTTCGTTCCCTTTTCTTTGTTGTCATTTCAAATTTTTTGTAGTGGTAGGTGTTCGACTGTAGAATTTGCGTAGTTGTATTTCCCTTTGGCTTAATATTTGAGCTTACTTTTGTCTTAATATTTGAATTTCAGATCTTACTTACTATGTATTTTATTGTTTATGTAGCCTCTTCAGCAACAGATAAGGATTTCAGATCAGGTCAAAGTTAATGCCACTCCTGCTCTTCCATCTTTCTCATTGTTGGAGAATTTGTCATCCACCTGGCAAATAAACAATAGAACTTGTATCAATAATAAGAATGTCCAGTCTTCCAATGAAATTGATGCCGATTCACATTCTCCATTGGCAGCTACCATGTCTCTTCACGAGGAATTTGGCTCTTCCAAGAATATGGCACCAAATGTAACTCTTTGTAATTTGTCATTAATAATTATGGACTTCCAGCGTCTGGACAAAAGTGTTTTTTAAAGTGTGATGAGATGTTTCCATGATCTACATAGGACAATCTTCCTAGACTGAGGTCGATGACATGGACCATGCAAAACCGAAATTCGCAACCTTCAAATAGAGTAGCTATCATCACATTAAAGGTATGCAGATACTTGATGATGCAGATAATATCTCTAACATAACATGTTAAATATTCCCTTGTTTTTTTTGACATAGTACATgacttttaaaatgtttttatatatttttgtctaTATATATGATATActgtcaaaatttatttaaatgtaGAACAAAAGCTGTTCCATTATTTACAGCATCTGACTCTGATGTTAAACTTGTAAATCATGTTTTTTTTGACATGACAGTTCAACTAAATTTTATAGTAAGTGATCCGGTAgcaagagcgggccccccccttctctggcaaagtcaacgccaagtggaagtcaccggaacagccgcccacccagaggagagtgtggtccgaccggacggacggccatagatggccggccggccgatggaatcgagtacccggaagggtccggccggtttgcacttatagttggtaggcaccctgtcaaatcggggttccgacgctcagttaaaaaggtcatggaccgagctgaccttttgaccgatcacagtcataaagcacccctgtttgttagtctccacaaagcacaagtaaaccactgcggatgtccggtcggatgtttaggtatctttccgctcggactacaagtttggagcaaaggaaagggccagaggatttctttctctgacaacctgtaggtttcacgtgtgtgtcatgctccaaatcttgtgacaggggattctgctgtcccatcgagggcatgctctgactgtagcgatatgggtcaggtaaactttctgacagccgcgtacctaggaaaggacaggtaagctttctgacagccgcatacctaggataagacaggggacacttatgcaccttggtacgcgtgcccaaacctttcacactCTATAATAAGAACGGGTTTCATCGACAAAGGAGGTATGTACTCGAGACTtcgagccaccttgttcatcgtgatttacccgacttgagcgtcggagggtcgtcactgAATCCCTTCCTACCGACTGCGTGATAgccgagcatctcgacactagtggAGACCTACATCGAGCCttgagcgtcacgtgcccagctgCTGACTGgttggacaggatcaaattggcgctcgtgggaacgctcctgcatccgagcatagacaatggacgaggctggacgacagcacacggtgacgctttcaagggaggaactcgacgctctggtcgagataagggccgccaaactcgtggagcaaagcaaaagcatccgccgagcggagggAGCAACAACGTccgggggccgagcggaagcacctccgaccaccgtcgcattccaccgggccttatttcgcaccgcTGAGCCGCGCCAGAGATAtaggatcttcctcggatgaaatgccaaggcgggatgacggGAAGGGAAAGCTCCTGACGGACTCATCTccgagcggaccaaccgccaattttcggaagccattctgcgagatcctctgcccaagcactacgtgcccctacgatcggcgagtataatggaacaacggacccgatgatcatttgggtaagtttgataataccgccACGCCCCACCAATACatcgatggagtgaagtgccgagtcttccttaccacgccCTGGGATCGGCCCGGTGGtttccggacggatccatcacaagcttcaggacttccgaacggccttcctccaccacttcgccagcgttatcagaaaacaagcgttagcttgttcgccatcaagcaagaaccaaaagaatcgctcgagcttacatccaatgattcaaccaagtggcgatggacatcccaacaccacatcggaaacgatgatgaacgctttcacacaaggccttgttgatggggacttcttcaggtCTCGTtcgaagccgccccgagactatgatcacatgctacatcggccaacgaatacataagcgtggaagaagcgcaagccgccggaaaaagaagctccaaccgagcgtgcacttgttcatgccgagcgAAAGCTCACTCAGGaaccacctagaggaccaagggctgaagcaattcgatcccaggtgcaagaagtagctgccgccccgcccaagccaaagaagaggtggaccccaatgttcgcaaattccaccaaacggatacgcacaacacgagggattgccaagccttccctttgtgtccaatcctgctcccgagagccgaacgacggtctcctccctcaacacgaggcaaaggacccaggaagccgaccggacccgcatagagaggcgacatcaccatacGTCCGATCGGCGATAGATCCCCAAGACAGAGAGTCGCGGACGTCCAGGAACGGTCCCACCATCCACTCGGAGGAAGAAAACAGAGCAATACTTCCGggcgaaatcaacgttattggtgggccgaccggaggagactccaaccgagcaagaaaggcaaacgtccggcagctccagatccatgcagcgggcaagtggaccggaaatcactttcgggcccggagacttggaaggagtagaagtaccccgcgccgctcattaaagcggtaatagcaaattacaccattcatcgcatatttgtgacacagggagctcggtcaacatactattcaagaaggcgttcgatcacaaattgatcgagccgagccgcTGCCGACCCCGccctacgggtttacgggcaatgaagttcaaatGGACAAATCCGGCCACCTCAATCGAGAAGAACCGCCAGAGGACCGGACAACAAActgtggtggttgactctccctcatcctacaacgccATTTTGGcacggcgaattccgagcggttgtctcaaccttccaccgaagataaatttccgtggaggacaaagttggagaagtgcgggagatcaactagcagcttgctatatagagatgatccgagcagaggcTTCTTCCGCTCGgggccccgaatcgaggtacacgccataaccgagaaacctccgctttaatttatgatgaaaaggaggaagttcagatccatccgacccgatcggaggccaccactttcatcgcctcggatctagaggaaaaacagaagaagctgatccaatgcctccaaagaaaatcatgatgtctttgtttggtcgacacacgagttgccGAATTTCGCCAAGCCTAGCGCAACAtacgagttgcatgtccgaccgacgCCGAAAGcgtaaaaagagattttagcgaGCGAATGCCATAAtccggcggaagtagagaaactcgaggccacatacgcgaggtgcgctCCCGAGTGGctagccaacgtggtattggtctctaagccgggcggcaagttgcattgactttcgggacttaaacaaagcatgtcccaaagattttATCCTCCGCCTTGATAGATCACCGGTGGACTCTACTAGGTCAGAGTtaattgcatgctcgacgcctaccgtGGCTATCACTGTGCACCGCCgccaagatcaagaaaaggtgagcTTCATCACGACGagacatattgctacaatgtgatgccgctcggattgaagaatgccgggccacctatcgcttgatgaacaaggtattcaaggagcagatcgggcggaacctggaagtttacgtggacgacattcttatcaaatccgtccgagcggccgatcttttcaaggatatggaagaaaccttccgaacactccgcatatggagtcaagctaaactcCCGAAATGCCTGCTCGGCCAAAGAGAGgtttggggtatatagtgaccgagcggggatcaagcaaatcccaacaaggtgaaagctctgcaagacatgcttcctccaggaaacacaaggaagtgcagcggctgaccggtcggataaccgcctTATCCcgattcatctctaagacagtCGACCGGAGTCTACCTTTCTTCAAGATCTTGCGCCGAGCCatcaagttccagtgggatgaggagTGCGATCAAGTGTTCGAAGAGCTCAAAGCCTATCTCAATTCACTACCGGTACTAGCCAAGACAGTCGTCGGAGAGTCTCTCAGGATCTATCtgtcttcgaccgagcatgcATTCGGCTCGGCCCTTGTATGGTCGAACGGTGAGGAGCAGTCGGTGTATTTCTagagccatattttgaaagatgtcAAATCTAGCTATACTGGTCTCAAGAAACTTGCTTTCGCACTGGTACTCACCGCTAGGAGGCTTCGCATGAACTTCCTCGCGCACACGATCATTGTAATGACCAACAACTCCCTGGGGAGAGTCTTCCTCAATCCAGAAGCGTCAAGGCGGCTAATCAAGTTGACGACGGAGCtcagcgaattcgacatccagtatcagaTCCGAACGACCATTAAGGTGCAATCCTTAGCAGACTTGGTTACTGAGGTGTAGACTCCCGAACCAGAGGTCGCTTGGAAGATATACGTGggcggatcatccactcggcaggGAAGTGGAGTTGGGGTGCTGCTaatctcaccgcaagaagaaaagatgcacctatccgtcctactggactacaaggccaccaacaatgaggcagagtatgaggcccttatagccggattacagacggcacgacatgtgggggccggtcgggtaaCTCTCTACTCGGATTCCcggttggccgctcagcaactttccagcacctttgaaatcaacagtgttcggcttaaactctacgccgaggcctttgagaaactcaaagctactttccgagaggtgcttattcggaagattccccgaacggagaaccaggcggccgatggcCAAACTcgtgagctcaataacgccgatcgccattcagccCCAATTGAAAACGctgatggtggcgcatgtcgaccggatgcaaggcctcgcttTCAAGTGaccggaggacacctattatagaattcctccgtcggcaccacaccatccgatgaatatgcggcccggctcctcggaagaagagccagtcggtttacactcatcaagaaagctttctcgcgccctctgctaaaatgtgtaagctcggaggactcatcttacatcctccgtgaagtacatcaaggatcatgtggaggtcatccgggcggacgatagCTAGAAGATCctttggccggatacttttggccaactttacaagcggaCGCCGATCGGACCGTCTGCCTTTCATGCCgtagtatcacaacttctcccaccgaccggcagaggagatgaaggcatcaaccatctcatgtccgttcgatcggtggggaatggatattgtgggtccatttccgatggcgaccggcagaggaaattttactagtggcggtagattatttctccaagtgggtggaggccgagccgcaaAGATCAtcgagcaaatggttaaaaattcatccggcaaagacatcatttgtcggttcggcatcctcgCCGATCCGTGTCCGAACAGCAGTggaagatgttggaggattggtgccaaagctacgatcgagcaacatttcacgtccgtggcctatcctcggaGCAACGGTCAAGTCGCCAACCGGAAATTCTTCAGATTcttcgcgctcggctcgaccatttgggaggagttggccggatgaagtgccgagcgccttgtgggctatccgaacgacgccaaaagaagggacggagtcacaccgctccatttggtatatggcggtgaggtcgtcataccggtcgaagtcttGAGTCAACCAGGATCcgtaactatgatgatgacaacaccgaacgaagaaacatagagccggacttggtagaagaggagagggcaaaggcgtccgctCGGCGGCaccggatgaagcaaaactacaaccggcgtatAATCCCAGATCgctccaagtcggcgatcttgtctcgaagaaagtcaagccggtcggcgaaggaagcgccatgggcaggccctttcaaaatcatcgaaagctCCGGCGCGTATTAtccggaggatgaggacggacggcagataggccgtggagcgaaccacctccagccgtggtgaaaggtgtatcactgtaaatcaccgtgtatttcatttttcgactaaatacttgaaatgcagagatgaaaagtcaaaggagcgaatataaggcattatcatcgtagcgcgaaggcccccaggccgatcggccgggaggtttatgtggttagacttgtaagcaaataacccgtgccgttcggccggaattaaattggtcaagccaaacgctcgaagatcgaaggccccgtacccttCGAACGGAGGTATATTATTCGAGCCAAAATACTAGatgaagtagatcctgagccgtgcggccaggaaggcattatccaagctgggggaaaggcgaagagcaactccgaacggaagtgtcaaaattagccttgacggccgtctagcccagacgttaaaccgcagagccgcgccgaccggctataaatatccgcgccgacgagcaccgtcgttaaagatcaagagacgagccggcgtctataaaccctccgagcggaagaccgacgagcaccgtcgttaaagatcaagagacgagccggcgtctataaaccctccgagcggaataccgacgagcaccgtcgttaaagatcaagagacgagccggcgtctataaaccctccgagcggaagaccgacgagcaccgtcgttaaagatctgctcgtcgttaaagatcaagagacgagccggcgtctataaaccctccgagcggaagaccgacgagcaccgtcgttaaagatcaagagacgagccggcgtctataaaccctccgagcggaagaccgacgagcaccgtcgttaaagatcaagagacgagccggcgtctataaaccctccgagcggaataccgacgagcaccggCGTTAAAGATCCAGAGACGAGCCGCCGACCACGaactctccgagcggaataccgacgagcaccgtcaaagatcaagagacgagccggcgtctataaaccctccgaaggaagaccgacgagcaccgtcgatcaagagccggcgtctataaaccctccgaaggaagaccgacgagcaccgtcgttaaagatcaagagacgagccgcctataaaccctccgagcgaagaccgacgagcaccgtcgttaaagatcaagagacgagccggcctataaaccctccgaaggaagaccgacgagcaccgtcaaagatcaagagacgagccggcgcctataaccctccaagcggaagaccgacgagcaccgtcgttaaacatcaggagacgagccggcgtctataaaccctccgagcggaataccgacgagcaccgtcgttaaaaatcaagagacgagccggcgtctataaaccctccgagcggaataccgacgagctccgtcgttaaagatcgagagccgcgccgaccggctataaatatccgcgccgacgagctccgtcgttaaaaatcaagagacgagccggcgtctataaataatccgagcgggaTATCGTCGACACTGCGATTATCCGTATTCCCCGCCGATTGTCAGACCAAAGCTATTTTCCGAtcggactcgaggtataaaaggttcggatcggcttatagcgagcgattctggctagcagcccagattgatattcggccggacggaagagctggggaaaacacttcattctggaagaatgcacctcgaatgcccaaggtatgatgtgatagaagacgagcggaccgtacaagtgttagccagggaacagtgcaaaaagatagagtacacgaaaggaaagcatttcattaaaattagaaccttaggtcgagtggcctaagtacaaaaaggttcatgttcagccgagcggcgaaattacaaaaattactcgatgtagtcgtagaggtccctcggaatgttgctcagagCTCCACTTGATCgtcggccggaatattggtggactccggaagaaggcccttcgacttcagataggtcatagtggccgtaattgCGTGTcgagccgagtacatccgctcgcaaattttctccgagaactcgggcgatcggatgtaactttgtcggagagcggcgactcggccgGCAGATCCCGGTATTCCTCAAGGTTGCCGGAGCTTGTCGTGGCCTCATTCAGACGCTCAATCTTCTCCGTGACGGCCGAGctgccttctcccgatcgagccgtcctcctttatcttcaactccaggccccgggcctccacgcTTTTCTTCTCcggatcggagatggctgtgttcttccgagtggtggcgagttatctttgtgtcaagcgacttgacctgtcgctcggactcggggGTGGGCCGATCACTGTTTTCTTCGCCGCCGGACTCTCGGATTCTTTGACtcttgcagctcggagtaggaaggtccctgggagccgctcggaccaccgCCGCCTAGTTgttttatctcctcgtccgccatggCCAGACGGTTGAAacgctatctcttccacccacctcGAAACGAGAAGGCGCAAttgttagaagccgagcggaaatattttaggtaaaacaaaaacaaaaacaacgaagaacttaccccGTAGCTTGCATGTGGTCGCTTGCTAAGTTCGAGAGGGATCACACGCTGCCGAGCCGCCCACATCTCGcgagggccctttcaaagtaacaggtgtgctcgggcacggccGTCCGGCCGCAAGAACTCTTCACCAAGATGAAGAGTAACCAGACAGCGGCCGTGACTGTGGATCGCCCGACCGGATCGGTCGCGaagaccgcgaatggatggtcgaacgttggactgaagcggcggggagagtgtcgaccggagtggcctcgaccgAGCAACACCGTCCCGGCGTCCGGCCGATGAAATGGTCTCGTGCACCGCCTTCCTTCGCAATGAGGCGGCCCGGCCGAGGGTTGGACATggaggtagccgagcgtagcGGGGTCTCCACTCGGTGCTTTGGctgatcctcctcccgaacggacccttcctgGGGCCGCTGGTTCCTGAGGGGTAGCGCCACGTCCACATGTTGAGAGGCTCGAGCGGCCGATTCACTGGTGCCGCTTTctcttcgtgagaaccgaccgaaTACCCGGtgccttcatttctttgtcgcCACGCCTCCGctttctctttagaacgccgCCATcagagtccatgacgatgtcaccgcatgaagagaaaagaaatcgcttagcaattaaagcaagtgccaaagcaaagttcttaccgaagccggttggggtccgtataggactcagcccaaaatgtacatcactccctcgtgaagaagcttgttgatgtcaagtcgtagaCCGCTAGTACATTCatgcgtgaagatagtccggggtcttgaatttcttcggCCGGAGGGGAGGTAGACCGACTTGCCACCGGGTCGGAAAGTTcgggcatgcggaggtagaataatagtccttccaatgtttattggaagtgggtagtttatgaAGAAGACTAAAccggccgagcttggaacataaaggtgcccgcttgcttaggataatagaaataaaagaagacctccgacggaggggaatgttgtgaatcttgaacaaaacgacaacgccgcagaggagacgggtgtttggtactaaacttccgagcggcacgccaaaataattgcagacgcccgctataaaaggatggacgggaaccgcagaccggaAATTGGTCGCGAAGACAGAAACC comes from Zingiber officinale cultivar Zhangliang unplaced genomic scaffold, Zo_v1.1 ctg232, whole genome shotgun sequence and encodes:
- the LOC122037094 gene encoding uncharacterized protein LOC122037094 isoform X1, giving the protein MEGDPALVHLLKLPPATPQGTLSEVLQTLWKNRRTGLDSLEKSRVRSLLALSVTDELDPILASLRCLIRKCIGDKLAGDNISKLFPPGLPTELQTIILLIFNKYLHQWIEESLTGQPLQQQIRISDQVKVNATPALPSFSLLENLSSTWQINNRTCINNKNVQSSNEIDADSHSPLAATMSLHEEFGSSKNMAPNDNLPRLRSMTWTMQNRNSQPSNRVAIITLKLQDYANSPSGELDVKFQLSKDTLEATLRTMSYISEELLNSVDQSSEPSAKKHKQQ
- the LOC122037094 gene encoding uncharacterized protein LOC122037094 isoform X2 — encoded protein: MEGDPALVHLLKLPPATPQGTLSEVLQTLWKNRRTGLDSLEKSRVRSLLALSVTDELDPILASLRCLIRKCIGDKLAGDNISKLFPPGLPTELQTIILLIFNKYLHQWIEESLTGQPLQQQIRISDQVKVNATPALPSFSLLENLSSTWQINNRTCINNKNVQSSNEIDADSHSPLAATMSLHEEFGSSKNMDNLPRLRSMTWTMQNRNSQPSNRVAIITLKLQDYANSPSGELDVKFQLSKDTLEATLRTMSYISEELLNSVDQSSEPSAKKHKQQ